AAGAATCCGTAGTCGGTCAGCCAGCCATTTTCAGCCGACACCTGTCGCACTTCATCCGGCCATCCGAACGCAAACGGGAGCGTCGGACGTGTGGTACCGAAGAATCCCGGACTCGACTGGAAGCCTGGTAATACCGTACCTTCCGTAGACGTATAGTTAATCTGGATATTCTTGACACTGGTCAATACGCCGATCACGCCGTCGAGGAAGACGCTGCGGTTGCTTTGCGGGGTGGCGCGTTGGTTCTGTACTTTCTCACCCGGTTTCGGCGCTGCCGTCGGACGTGCGGGCTGGTTGTTCTTCTTCCCACCTTTGACCAATCCGAGGTATTTATACAGGAGGTCCATGTTCAGGGTCGTATTCAGGCGGTGTGCCCCGTTGTTCTGGATGGTGTTCCCTAAATCCCACGTATTGCCATCAATATCCTGGAAATTACGCATAGCGTCGGAACCCCGTTGCCAGTTGAAGTCTCCCGTATACGTATAGGTTGACTTCACGAACGACAAAAACGGCAGCTTGTTCAACGGCAGTTCGTAATTCGCTGTGACCTGTTGCGTATACTGGTTCGGCTCACCGGTATTCCAATAGTCAGTCCAGATGTTGAAGCTGTTGTCGATTTCCTGTGTCTCGCGGTTGAAATAGCTTCGTACGATGTTGCTGGCCGTTACCGTATAATTGATTTTAAACGCCTTGGTCAGGTTGTAGTTGAAGCCATATTGGTAGTTAAACAGGTAGTTGCGACGGTACAACGGGTCGAGTCCGATACCGGCCACGTCTACCTGACGGAACTGCTGGCGGTTGAACTGGCGGATGACCGAGGCACTGAAGTTGATATTCGATGGCAGGTAGTTGAAGTTGAAATCGCTCAGCATCTTCCAATAGCTACTCTTTTTCAGGAACTTGTTGTTCTTCAACGGCTCAAAAGGCTTATTCTGGAAAGAATAGGTATAGTCGGCCTGCGTGCGTACCTGTTGGTCGAGATAATCCTCGATTTCGTAATCGTGCTTCTTGGTCTCGTTGAATGAATACGTAAGGGTCAGGTTCTCCGGATCGTATACGTGCTGCTTCTGTTCAGGAGCGCGCTCCTTCTTCACACCAATGAAGTTGATACTCTTCGTTTTGGTATACTCGATGGCCCGGTTGCGCAGGTTCTCGCGTTCAGCGGCATCGGTAGTTTCGTCGAGAAGCTGGTCAAGGCGGATATCCTGGTTGAACGGATCGTATTGTGGTGTAATGATCTCCTCTCCCACTCCATAATTGAAGGGAAGGTTGACACCCCACTTCTTCGGAAGCAATTTACCAAGGTTGATATTGGTAACGATGTTATACTGTTTCAGGTCTTCCCGACTCCGTTCGTTCGGACCGTCTTCGAGTCCGCCGAATCCAATCGTACTGATTTTGCCTGTAGCAGAAATCGTGGCGAAATCGGCAAGGTTGGCATCGAGACTGGCGACGGCGGCCATACCTCCTTTATTGTCCATTTGCGCCAAACGCAATTCGTTGAACCACACTTCCCCTTTGATCTTACGGGGTGTGAACGTGTTTCCGTCGGGATTTGTACCGTTTAGTGTGTTGTTCCTGAGGCCGACCATCAGCGTGCGCACGAGTCCGAAGTTCGGATTACCCTTAATCCGCAGTCGCAGTTTGTTTGGTTTATCTGCCAAATCGGGTTGCAGTTCGTCTTCCCATTTGGTCAACACACCCTGCTCGTCCAATTCGCCCGGGTTCTGCATCGCATAGACCTTAAGTTTGGTCAGGAGGGCGAGGCTCAGGTCAAGGTTGTTCTCTTCCGGCCAGACTTTTTCCTCGGTCGACGAATCATCCCATCGGGTAACTTTCAGTGGAAGCTCCACTTCATAATAGTTCTGGGTAAAGTCGTTCCCGAATCGTAAAATAGCGGAAAGCTCGTTATCCTCTAAACGGGTCGCATCGATATCCGACACCAATGACTCCGCGTGAAGGAACATTTTCAGTTTGTTGAACTGACGCATGTCGACGCTTACGTTCTTGAAGACGGCGCGCGCATCGCCCGGTTCGAGTCCGCCGTCCGGATCCGGTCCGGATACCCGCAACGACAGTGACTGTTCGTTTTGGTTGATGACCGTATTATTGTTATACAACTGCTCGCGTACGACCCCCGGAGGCGTTACATACGGGATTGGCGTACGGCTATTGTTTTCCTGTACATTCACCGATAAGACGTCGAAGGAAGTCGGGTCGTCGCTAGGATCTTCCGCTGCACTTCCCACATATTCGAGTGAATTCACATAACGTCTCCACTCCCCGCGTACGAGGTCGAGCGTACCGAAACGCAGGGTGACATCTTCTGTAAATCCGGTGAGGAACATCCGCATGAAACGGATAGAGGCAAAACCTTCGATTGCCCCGTATTTCTCGGTGTTCTCACCCTGGTCGATCGGAATCTTAAACTGGTACCAACGCACCGGAACCGACTGGTTGCCTGGGCCCGGCACCACTGACGTCGTTTCGCGAACATCGGTAATGAAGTTCTGCCCAACGGTCATCTTGGCCGGATCGATGTCGATACTGTATTGGTAGTACGCATCGATAGTGTTCATCGTGTTATCGCGGTTGATATCCTCTACATCCGGATAGGTGGTGCTGCCGCGGCTTGTATCGGTTACCGAAATCGGCGAGTTGCCCTGGAGTCCGTTGTAATTTTTGTATCGCTCCAATACCGTTCCTTCGGCGCTTAGGTAGAACTGGAAGTTATCGGCAGCGGGGTCTTTGATACCACCGAAGAGTGGGTATTTCGTGGCTTCATCTACATCACTGAGACCGTCAAGACCGACATCCTGTACGTTGCGGTTGGCATCGCTCGTGTCGAACGCGTAGATCAGCGATTGGGACGACGGCACCACACCCCATGAACTGGGCGTCGTCAACTGGCCGCCCTGTGCATCCGGAAGGCCGTTTTCATACTGCTTCTTACCGTCGCGTAAGACATCCTCTGAAATCTCACCGAGGTTGAAGAAGAGTTTACCGGTATTGGCCGGATTCTCACGGTCAGGATCAGCCGTGTAATACGGGTCCATCATCCAGAACTGGATATACTCGACATTGCTCTGTTGGAAGTTTGTCGACGTAATGGCGCGCATAATACCCCCGAAGTTACTGCCCGGATTCGGAAGAGTGCCCGTACCGGCGGCAGCGGGATTGAAGTTATACGGACCACGCTCGGTTGGATAATACGTAAGGTCTAAGGTATTGACCACCGTCTGCTGGCCATCGGCGATATCGGTTTCAGGGAATAGTTCCCGGATGTAGACGCGACGGGTGCGGTTCAGCGCCATATCAGCATCGGAAATGTCTCCGGGCCGTTGACTCGTATAGAACAAAGGATCGATGGTATACCACGAGAGTTTCGCCCGTTTGTAGCCATATTGCAGGTCATCAAAGAAATCACCTCCAAAGTTGAAATCATTGACACTGGTGTCTTGTGGTACGCTTGACAGGCTCCAGGACAGCGCCGACTTCATGTCGATCGTCGTTTGTGAACCCTCAAAATCGTCGACGTAGATGGTAGCCTCGCCATCAAAGCGGTCGGCCTTTGGTGTATTGGGTGTCAGGAAAGCCACTTCACCGCGGAAGGAAATGTTCGACATCACGTCGGTATCCATATTGGGAAGCTTGTTCACCAACCGCGTCAGGAAGGGCACTTCACTCGAAAACGTGGTATTGAAACCGTAGATGGTATTGTTGACGGATTCCTGCCCGTAGTTCGATTTCTGCGTAAACGGCCTTTCGGTCATTTTCAGGAAGGTCGCCCCCACGATGAACTTATCCGAGAACTTGTGCTCGACGTTCAACCCCATGAAACGGCGGGTCTGTTGCCCGAACACCGAGTTGTTCTCAAGTGAAATCTGGATCGGCGTATTGGAAGCCTGCAACGACGGATCGAGGATTTGCACGCGTCCTAACTGGTAGTTGACGGTATAATCGACACCTTCCTGCAGGCGACGTCCGCCGGCTGTTACCACTACCGAACCTCGCGGCACGTTGTAGGCACCGATGGCAATACCGTCGCCGGTGGTCGATTTGTAGCGGCCACGGAGTTCGAATTTGTTCTTATCGGAATTCTGGAGGGCGGCTGCCGGGGTGTCGCGGTAGAGGCTGCGGTAGACGTACTTGGCCTGGTTGGCATTATACGTCGCAGGGTCGTTATAATTTTCCGTCGAATTGTCGGTGCGGAGTTTATTAAAGAGGTATTCACCGAAGGGCTCGACACTGGTGAAGATGATACGCCCGTATTGGGTATCAACGGTAAGTCCGGGTACGAAATCGAAGAAACCGTCTCCACGTGGCTGCGGGTCGTTCGTAGCGTTCAGGCGATCGACACCAAACACGCGAAGGAGCGGCGTTTGAGCCACATCCTTGTCGACGCCGTCGGTGGCATCCGTATCGACCGGCAACGGCAGTGGTGGGTTTCCGGCCGCGGTGATGTAGTTCAGCGGTGACGGATCGGAATAGAGGATGTTGAATCGGAAATCTTCCTGCTCCAACTGTCCGCCCGGCGCAATCTGGTAGACGTTCTTCATCATCAGGTTCCAGACCGGAGTCGTGAAACCGGTTACGCTGTTCCGGACGACCGTCAGGTTACTTTTCAGCATTTTCAGGACGAGACTCTGGGTGCTTACACCGGTCACGTCGGGCTGGGTATCGGTGCCGCCATCCACTACGGTCGAGGAAACGCCGTCGTTGGCAAATTCCCCTACCTGGTACACCTGTCCGCCAATGGTATATTGGTACGCCACTGCCAGCACTTCGTCATTGGCGAGTCGCTGCTGAAGGGAAATATAACCGAGTTTCGGATGGTAGGTATATTCGCTCGGCGCGAGTTTCCGCGCATTCTCCAGTTTGGCGTAGTCCTGCCCTTCGCTTACCTGCGCGCTCACGGTTGGGGAGAACGCATTTTCTTTCGGCTGGGTCACGTCGCGGATGGAAGTGGTAAGGTAACCACCTCCGGTCGTGATGAGCGCCGGGTCGTATTTGTTGTTGGAGTTGTCAGACGGATGTTCCGACGACTGGGTGGCCGGCGGTACCGGATCGGTAAAGAAATCGCCCGGCAGTGGTGCCAGGTTGACGATTTCATTGTCGGCGCGGCCTACGAGGCGTGCTTCACCCAAATCCTGTAGGGCGATGATGTTACGAAGGTTGTTTTCAGTAGTACTGACGCGGTTTTGGCGATTAGTCACCCACACTTCGATGCGGGTGATCTGCACCTGAGTATCGAGGTTGGGGTACGTACGCATGGAGGCGTCATACTGATCGCGGAAATACTGTGAAAGGAAGAAGTGGCGATCAGAATCGTACTCGAGACCGAAGATGTCAAAATCCTGTAGGGTGCCGCCTCCCTGGGCCGTTACCGACTTGGTCTGCGACTTCTGTTCGGAATAAATACCGGTTACGGTCGTGCGCCCGAACTGTAGTTGCGCCTTGACGCCAAAGAGACTTTGTGCGCCCCGGATGAGTGAATTCGACAGCGGGAAACTGATGGTACCGACTTCGATTTTCTGGAGGATGTCGTCTTCGGTCGGGGCATACTCCAATTTGATCAGGTTCTGGAACGCAAAGGTCGACTCGGTGTCGTAGTTGGCGTTGACATTCAATCGTGTACCCACCTTACCCATGAGACTGAGGCTGATACGCTGGTCGAAATCGAAGGTCAGCGTCGACTGGTTACGGGTCGAAAAGGAAGGGTTATCCTGTTTGGTATACCGTACACCGAGGTCCATTTCGACGGAGCCGGTTGGTTTGACGTCGATGGTATTCCCTCCGAAAATCGTCTCGAAAAAGCTGCTATTGACGTAATAGCGGGGAAGGAGGTCTTTTTTGCCCTGCTCGTTCTTGCCGTCCATTGCATCGGATTTCGACTTGAAATACTGGCGCATTTTCTCTTTCAGCACCAGTCGGTCGTACTCGGCCGGGGTCAGGATGATGGGATAGTTGATATTGTAGCCGTCGATGCTGTTGGTATAGATATACCGATCCGTCTTCGGATCATACGAATACATCTCGACGATACTGGGCGGGTTGGCCATTTCGACCTTCCCCGTATTAAATCCTTTCAGCGTATCCTGTGCCGCTTCGAGGGAATCGAGCACCGGATCCTGTGCCCACGCATCCTGTGCTGCCACAAGCAACGCGAGAATTGCGAGGAATTTCAGGCAGGTAAACGCAGACTTTATGTAATCAGTTCCCAAATACTTATAAGTTTTTTAATGAAAGTTTAATAATGGCTTCCACTGATGCCCCTGGCTCTGCCTTCAGCACTTTTTCGACCACTTTCTCGGCCAGTTTGCGGTTGAAGCCTAAAACTTCCAATGCAGATAACGCTTCATCTTTGTTTGTATTGTCGCCTGAAATCGAAACTTCGTCCAGGTCGTACAACTTTAACACCTTGTCTTTCAGGTCGAGGATCGCCCGTTGCGCGGTTTTGGCCCCGATACCCTTCACCGATTGGATAACGCCTACATTTCCTGACGCGATCGCCTCGATGACCTGGCGCGGTTCCAGCGACGACAACATCGTCCGGGCGATGCCGGCACCAATGCCCGAAACGGAGAGCAGCAACCGGAAAATCTCGCGTTCCGACTTCTCCATAAAGCCGAAAAGTGTATGCGCGTCCTCCTTCACCTGGAGGTGCGTATACAACTTGACGTTCTCGTGGGAAGGGAGCAGGGAAAATGTATGGAGCGAAATGTGAACCTCGTAGCCCACCCCACCGCAGTCGATTATGACCATAGTGGGCGATTTCTCTACCATCCGCCCCTGTAACTGTGCAATCATCAGGTGTTAAGTAAAGGCCAAATGTAACAAAAAACTTTGACTTGCATTTGGCATCAGCCTTCGGCCATCCGGCGGCGTTTTTCCTTTTCCTGCGCATCGACCACAGCGACTGCCGCCATGTTCACCATCTCTTCGACACTGGCACCCAACTGGAAAATGTGTACCGGTCGGTCCATCCCCATAATGATAGGTCCGACGGAATCGACGTGGTACAATTCCTTCAGCATCTTATAGTTGATATTTGCCGACTCTAAGTTCGGGAAAATGAGGGTGTTGACCTTCTTACCCGCCAGTTTTGAAAACGGGAACTTCTTGCCGAGCATTTCCGGGTTGAGGGCAAAGTCGGCCTGTATCTCACCGTCTACAATCATATCCGGATAGTATTTATGGAGGTATTCGACTGCCTGGCGCACCTTGGCGGCACTTGGGTCGGTTGACGAACCGAAGTTTGAGAACGATACCATGGCGATTACGGGCTGCATACCGAACATCTTCACCGTTTTGGCCGTCATCAGCGCGATTTTCGCGAGGTCATCGGCTGACGGATCGGGGTTGATCGCGGTATCCGACAGGAACATCGGCCCCCGGTTGGTCATCATCATGTTCGTGGTGGCGAAGAGAGAAATGCCGGGTGCTTTATCGATCAACTGCATCATCGGCTTGATGACCGACGGGTAGTTGCGGGAATACCCGGTGACCAGTGCATCGGCATCGCCGAGGTTAACCATCATGGCCGCGAAATAATTGCGTTCGCGC
This genomic interval from Flavobacterium sp. HJ-32-4 contains the following:
- the sprA gene encoding cell surface protein SprA; the encoded protein is MAAQDAWAQDPVLDSLEAAQDTLKGFNTGKVEMANPPSIVEMYSYDPKTDRYIYTNSIDGYNINYPIILTPAEYDRLVLKEKMRQYFKSKSDAMDGKNEQGKKDLLPRYYVNSSFFETIFGGNTIDVKPTGSVEMDLGVRYTKQDNPSFSTRNQSTLTFDFDQRISLSLMGKVGTRLNVNANYDTESTFAFQNLIKLEYAPTEDDILQKIEVGTISFPLSNSLIRGAQSLFGVKAQLQFGRTTVTGIYSEQKSQTKSVTAQGGGTLQDFDIFGLEYDSDRHFFLSQYFRDQYDASMRTYPNLDTQVQITRIEVWVTNRQNRVSTTENNLRNIIALQDLGEARLVGRADNEIVNLAPLPGDFFTDPVPPATQSSEHPSDNSNNKYDPALITTGGGYLTTSIRDVTQPKENAFSPTVSAQVSEGQDYAKLENARKLAPSEYTYHPKLGYISLQQRLANDEVLAVAYQYTIGGQVYQVGEFANDGVSSTVVDGGTDTQPDVTGVSTQSLVLKMLKSNLTVVRNSVTGFTTPVWNLMMKNVYQIAPGGQLEQEDFRFNILYSDPSPLNYITAAGNPPLPLPVDTDATDGVDKDVAQTPLLRVFGVDRLNATNDPQPRGDGFFDFVPGLTVDTQYGRIIFTSVEPFGEYLFNKLRTDNSTENYNDPATYNANQAKYVYRSLYRDTPAAALQNSDKNKFELRGRYKSTTGDGIAIGAYNVPRGSVVVTAGGRRLQEGVDYTVNYQLGRVQILDPSLQASNTPIQISLENNSVFGQQTRRFMGLNVEHKFSDKFIVGATFLKMTERPFTQKSNYGQESVNNTIYGFNTTFSSEVPFLTRLVNKLPNMDTDVMSNISFRGEVAFLTPNTPKADRFDGEATIYVDDFEGSQTTIDMKSALSWSLSSVPQDTSVNDFNFGGDFFDDLQYGYKRAKLSWYTIDPLFYTSQRPGDISDADMALNRTRRVYIRELFPETDIADGQQTVVNTLDLTYYPTERGPYNFNPAAAGTGTLPNPGSNFGGIMRAITSTNFQQSNVEYIQFWMMDPYYTADPDRENPANTGKLFFNLGEISEDVLRDGKKQYENGLPDAQGGQLTTPSSWGVVPSSQSLIYAFDTSDANRNVQDVGLDGLSDVDEATKYPLFGGIKDPAADNFQFYLSAEGTVLERYKNYNGLQGNSPISVTDTSRGSTTYPDVEDINRDNTMNTIDAYYQYSIDIDPAKMTVGQNFITDVRETTSVVPGPGNQSVPVRWYQFKIPIDQGENTEKYGAIEGFASIRFMRMFLTGFTEDVTLRFGTLDLVRGEWRRYVNSLEYVGSAAEDPSDDPTSFDVLSVNVQENNSRTPIPYVTPPGVVREQLYNNNTVINQNEQSLSLRVSGPDPDGGLEPGDARAVFKNVSVDMRQFNKLKMFLHAESLVSDIDATRLEDNELSAILRFGNDFTQNYYEVELPLKVTRWDDSSTEEKVWPEENNLDLSLALLTKLKVYAMQNPGELDEQGVLTKWEDELQPDLADKPNKLRLRIKGNPNFGLVRTLMVGLRNNTLNGTNPDGNTFTPRKIKGEVWFNELRLAQMDNKGGMAAVASLDANLADFATISATGKISTIGFGGLEDGPNERSREDLKQYNIVTNINLGKLLPKKWGVNLPFNYGVGEEIITPQYDPFNQDIRLDQLLDETTDAAERENLRNRAIEYTKTKSINFIGVKKERAPEQKQHVYDPENLTLTYSFNETKKHDYEIEDYLDQQVRTQADYTYSFQNKPFEPLKNNKFLKKSSYWKMLSDFNFNYLPSNINFSASVIRQFNRQQFRQVDVAGIGLDPLYRRNYLFNYQYGFNYNLTKAFKINYTVTASNIVRSYFNRETQEIDNSFNIWTDYWNTGEPNQYTQQVTANYELPLNKLPFLSFVKSTYTYTGDFNWQRGSDAMRNFQDIDGNTWDLGNTIQNNGAHRLNTTLNMDLLYKYLGLVKGGKKNNQPARPTAAPKPGEKVQNQRATPQSNRSVFLDGVIGVLTSVKNIQINYTSTEGTVLPGFQSSPGFFGTTRPTLPFAFGWPDEVRQVSAENGWLTDYGFFNQSFTKVRNRTLDMTAGVDLFPDFRIDLTSNRTYVDNYSEQYKVDLGSDPTTNPNYPYVSLSPYSYGNFSISTIMIGTAFSASDVNGSAAFDEFRDNRLVVADRLAAERYGASIPRYGDAANPIPAPTDPNYQTYVSNQGYPIGYGRNSQAVLLPAFLAAYTGKDAGGISLSAFRNFPLPNWTIKYSGLMRFQFFKDRFKRFSIQHGYRASYTVNSFRSNLEYNPSTPNAVDAGGNFLNKTVISNVNLVEQFNPLIKVDMEMQNSIKIMAELKKDRSLSMSFDNNLLTETQGMEYTIGLGYRIKDVVLNSSLADNPQGIIKSDINFKADFTLRDNKTIVRYLDYDNNQLGGGQNIWSLKLTADYAFSKNLTAIFYYDHSFSKAVISTAFPITNIRSGFTLRYNFGN
- the ruvA gene encoding Holliday junction branch migration protein RuvA translates to MIAQLQGRMVEKSPTMVIIDCGGVGYEVHISLHTFSLLPSHENVKLYTHLQVKEDAHTLFGFMEKSEREIFRLLLSVSGIGAGIARTMLSSLEPRQVIEAIASGNVGVIQSVKGIGAKTAQRAILDLKDKVLKLYDLDEVSISGDNTNKDEALSALEVLGFNRKLAEKVVEKVLKAEPGASVEAIIKLSLKNL